The following DNA comes from Bacillota bacterium.
GGAAATACTCCCACTTTCCAGTTTTGACCAAAGGGTGCTGCGGATTCTCCAAAGGGTCCTCACCCGGTCCACCGGACCTCATAGCATACTTCTACGATGGTTTCATGTGTCCTCGGTGGATCCAATTGTTGGGAGATGAAGGAACTGGGGAATGCATATCGACAAGGCACCCCCGGCAATGATCGGTCTTGTTTGATGCGAAAGCGGGCATCCGTGCACGAAAAGGATATGATAGATATTCTTCCCATGCCCTTTCCTTCGGTGAGGGGTCTTTTGATTCCTTCGGTCACCCTGGAAGAAGATTATCCCCAGAGGCACCTTTGATCCTGCTTACCAACCGGAAACCCACCTTGTCTTCCCTTTCGCTGGTGTGCTGTCCCTAGTCTAGGAATCCCCAAGGCAGGACATACTAGGAAATGGTAGAATATTAGGGTAGTGTACATCCCCAGACATATTGGCTCAGCCTGCCGAATAATCTATTTCAGAAAATAGATTAGGCGGGAAGTGAGTCCATGGGGAAGAAGGTCCGGTGGTTGCTGCTTTTGTTCTTGTTGGGACTTTGCTTGGGGGTGTACCGTTGCCTCTGGCGTCCGGCACCGAAGGTGGGTCCCTTGGTGCATCTGTGGTGGGCCGCGGAGGGTAAACTTTTGCAACTGGACCTGGAGGAATATGTGGCCGGGGTGGTGGCTGCCGAGATGCCCGCCTCCTTTCATCCCGAGGCCCTCAAGGCCCAGGCGGTGGCGGCAAGAACCTATGCGGTGCGCATGCTGGCCCAGGGACGCCGGCTTACGGAGCATCCCCAGGCCCAACTATCCAGTGATCATCGGGTAGATCAGGCCTGGTATTCCTCCGAGGAACTGAAGCAGCGGTGGGGTGTGTGGAACTACTGGCGTTACTGGCGAAAGATCAAGGAGGCCGTCCAGGCCACCGCAGGGGAGGTTCTGGTCTACCAGGGGGAATACATCTTGCCCGCCTATCACTCCACCAGTGGCGGCCGTACCGAAAACTCGGGCAACTACTGGGTTAC
Coding sequences within:
- the spoIID gene encoding stage II sporulation protein D; translated protein: MGKKVRWLLLLFLLGLCLGVYRCLWRPAPKVGPLVHLWWAAEGKLLQLDLEEYVAGVVAAEMPASFHPEALKAQAVAARTYAVRMLAQGRRLTEHPQAQLSSDHRVDQAWYSSEELKQRWGVWNYWRYWRKIKEAVQATAGEVLVYQGEYILPAYHSTSGGRTENSGNYWVTDLPYLVSVESPYEEHSPWFEHEERRSIAQVQVELSKALGVSLQAPLTVVVTQRYPSGRVRELSVNGVTLTGRRFREILGLRSTWFTVSQTATELVFSVRGYGHGVGMSQYGADGFARQGWSYREILSHYYPGTTLVEY